The following proteins are encoded in a genomic region of Oceaniferula marina:
- a CDS encoding FadR/GntR family transcriptional regulator, producing MIKKAPHKETPQKRGSDRIVDHFTSRILSGEMSPGDKLPSEGHLCEHFSASRTVVREAMQQLKALGAIDIINGKGSFIAQSRINHFQNSLQLYSSRTDEPKTWLDLIDLRFLIETECVKKLASQTKPKAVASIQAAMEAMIQARHDLRQFANLDIEFHQAIVATSDNHLFKAVWNSIKDMNLRFANVTYQSPSQIETTLDQHRKIYQAIASCRPDDAAICLQNHLNHSRDNLLLWIEQTRINAQNAAKEDDSLPS from the coding sequence ATGATCAAAAAAGCACCTCACAAAGAAACACCACAAAAAAGAGGCAGTGACCGTATTGTGGACCACTTCACCTCACGTATCCTCTCAGGTGAAATGAGTCCGGGGGACAAACTCCCGTCTGAAGGGCACCTCTGTGAGCATTTTTCCGCCAGTCGAACTGTGGTTCGCGAAGCCATGCAACAACTCAAAGCACTGGGAGCCATCGATATCATCAATGGTAAGGGAAGCTTCATCGCTCAAAGCCGGATCAACCATTTCCAGAATTCCCTCCAGCTCTACTCCTCACGGACCGATGAACCCAAAACCTGGCTGGACCTGATCGACCTTCGTTTCCTCATCGAAACCGAATGTGTTAAAAAATTGGCAAGTCAAACCAAGCCCAAAGCGGTTGCCAGTATTCAGGCAGCCATGGAAGCCATGATCCAGGCCCGGCACGACCTCCGCCAATTTGCCAATCTCGATATCGAATTCCATCAAGCCATCGTGGCAACCTCGGACAACCATCTGTTTAAAGCCGTCTGGAACTCGATCAAGGACATGAATCTCCGCTTTGCCAATGTCACGTATCAGTCCCCCAGCCAAATCGAAACCACGCTCGATCAGCACCGGAAAATTTATCAAGCAATCGCGAGCTGCCGCCCCGATGACGCCGCCATCTGCCTGCAAAACCACCTCAATCATTCGCGCGACAACCTCCTCCTCTGGATCGAACAAACGCGGATCAATGCCCAAAACGCGGCAAAAGAGGATGATAGCCTTCCCTCATAA
- a CDS encoding Gfo/Idh/MocA family protein — MPSYLALGRTDAEGNVPPSQRVNLGCVGVGGRAGAVIPALTSNGHAQVTAFCDVDFKAGAERNLKRFPKAKKFADFRTMLDEMGDDIDAVSVVTPDHTHFTAAMDAMCRGKHVYVEKPLTHSFRESDLLMQAEKKFKVITQMGNQGHTSAGALQFQHLVSKGIIHDIVKIDAWKSPSLWFMDAKKRINQYPGEMKAPDSLNWDLWCGPAKMMPYNRKYHPFDWRAFYLYGNGMLGDWGAHIIDFAHHWLKLGLPTHIKCHQMQDHNKVIFPLASKLSMHFPKRGDKLPACDLNWHDGIGWEPEIDEKYWDVNKDGSKKKPNPGGAGSLLHNKDGDYLVKRGSHGSPSQLYPRIKMRDFGEEMKAKGPKLGHEQSFIQACMGKGETSSPFSVGGELTQVLLLGVICQFLNEDLEFDPKTKQFKGNDKANKILAGPAPRKGWETFYKPV, encoded by the coding sequence ATGCCCTCTTACCTTGCCTTGGGCCGAACCGATGCCGAAGGCAATGTCCCACCCAGCCAAAGAGTCAACCTCGGATGCGTCGGTGTCGGAGGCAGAGCCGGAGCGGTCATTCCAGCACTCACATCAAACGGCCACGCCCAGGTCACCGCTTTCTGCGACGTCGATTTCAAAGCCGGAGCCGAACGCAACCTTAAGCGCTTCCCCAAAGCCAAAAAATTCGCCGACTTCCGCACGATGTTGGATGAAATGGGCGATGACATCGACGCCGTAAGTGTCGTTACTCCCGACCACACCCACTTTACCGCCGCCATGGACGCCATGTGCCGCGGCAAACACGTCTATGTCGAAAAACCCCTCACCCATAGCTTCCGCGAGTCCGATCTGCTCATGCAGGCCGAAAAAAAATTCAAGGTCATCACCCAGATGGGCAACCAGGGGCACACCTCCGCCGGGGCCTTGCAATTCCAACATCTCGTCAGTAAAGGCATCATCCACGACATCGTAAAAATCGATGCCTGGAAATCCCCCAGCCTCTGGTTCATGGATGCAAAAAAACGCATCAACCAGTATCCTGGCGAAATGAAAGCCCCGGACTCCCTCAACTGGGACCTATGGTGCGGCCCGGCAAAAATGATGCCCTACAACCGGAAATACCATCCATTCGATTGGCGCGCCTTCTACCTCTACGGCAACGGGATGCTCGGCGACTGGGGTGCCCATATCATCGATTTCGCCCACCACTGGCTCAAACTCGGGCTGCCGACCCACATCAAGTGCCATCAAATGCAGGATCACAACAAAGTGATCTTCCCTCTGGCCAGCAAGCTTTCCATGCACTTCCCGAAACGGGGAGACAAGCTTCCGGCCTGCGACCTCAACTGGCACGATGGCATCGGCTGGGAGCCGGAAATTGATGAAAAATACTGGGACGTCAACAAAGATGGCAGCAAAAAGAAACCTAACCCGGGAGGTGCCGGAAGTCTGCTCCATAACAAAGACGGCGACTACCTCGTTAAACGTGGCTCCCACGGCAGTCCTTCACAGCTCTACCCGCGGATCAAGATGCGAGATTTCGGTGAAGAGATGAAAGCTAAAGGTCCAAAACTCGGGCATGAGCAAAGTTTCATCCAAGCCTGCATGGGCAAAGGGGAAACAAGCTCACCCTTCAGCGTTGGCGGAGAACTCACCCAGGTGCTCCTGCTCGGAGTCATCTGCCAATTTCTCAACGAAGACCTTGAGTTTGACCCAAAAACCAAGCAATTCAAAGGCAACGACAAAGCCAACAAGATCCTCGCGGGGCCCGCTCCGAGAAAGGGATGGGAAACCTTCTACAAGCCCGTCTAG
- a CDS encoding Gfo/Idh/MocA family protein — protein sequence MNRREFLSKSSTIAGAGLVLGAPSVLGAAGSANDKINVALIGMGKQGRVLFEAMSNIPGIHFQAVCDIWDYNLNSGAGKVRALQKHMPNRYTDIDELLEKEKGLDVAIVATPDFWHSPHTVKCLDAGLHVYCEKMMSNTIDGARAMVHAMERNKKLCQIGHQRRSNPRYRYTLDHLINNNKICGTIVNINGQWNRAVSSSQDIQYKKSLAIDPARLKQYGFKDMHQFMNWRFYRDLSGGPISDLGAHQIDVFNWFLGCQPKSVFASGGNDFFKTREHFDNVMAIFEYDSAQGPVRAFYQVLTTTSSGGGFYESFMGTEGTIKTSEMASGSAIYRESSAPLWDDLVKRGYLRKKAAPAPAKKSDGIASYASAAPEEFAIPGVLNKQPHQNHLENFFAAVRGEAKLNCDARHAFESEAPIFWVNPSALQKEPIIFTPEQLQV from the coding sequence ATGAACCGACGCGAATTTTTATCCAAAAGCAGCACCATCGCCGGAGCCGGCCTCGTGCTCGGAGCTCCGTCTGTCCTTGGGGCCGCCGGCAGCGCCAATGACAAAATCAACGTAGCCTTGATCGGCATGGGCAAACAAGGCCGGGTCCTGTTTGAAGCCATGTCCAACATCCCTGGCATTCACTTCCAGGCGGTCTGCGACATCTGGGACTACAACCTGAATTCCGGAGCCGGCAAAGTTCGGGCACTGCAAAAACACATGCCCAACCGCTACACCGATATCGACGAACTCCTGGAAAAAGAAAAGGGACTCGACGTCGCTATCGTCGCCACCCCCGACTTCTGGCACTCCCCGCATACCGTCAAATGCCTCGATGCAGGCTTGCACGTGTATTGTGAAAAAATGATGTCCAACACCATCGATGGCGCACGCGCCATGGTCCATGCCATGGAGCGCAATAAAAAGCTCTGCCAGATTGGACACCAACGCCGTAGCAACCCACGCTACCGCTACACGCTGGATCACCTGATCAACAACAACAAGATCTGTGGCACCATCGTCAACATCAACGGCCAATGGAACCGCGCCGTGTCCTCATCCCAAGACATCCAATACAAAAAGAGTCTGGCCATCGATCCAGCCCGCCTCAAACAATATGGATTCAAGGACATGCACCAGTTTATGAACTGGCGATTCTACCGCGATCTTTCCGGAGGTCCGATTTCCGACCTTGGAGCCCACCAGATCGACGTCTTCAACTGGTTCCTCGGCTGCCAGCCAAAGTCTGTATTCGCCTCGGGAGGAAACGATTTCTTCAAAACACGCGAGCACTTTGACAATGTCATGGCGATCTTTGAATACGATTCCGCCCAGGGACCTGTGCGTGCCTTCTACCAGGTGCTCACCACCACCAGCTCCGGTGGAGGATTCTACGAAAGCTTCATGGGCACTGAGGGCACCATCAAAACCTCGGAAATGGCATCCGGCAGCGCTATTTACCGCGAGAGCAGCGCTCCACTGTGGGACGATCTCGTCAAACGTGGCTACCTCCGGAAAAAAGCGGCTCCCGCGCCAGCCAAAAAATCCGACGGTATCGCCTCCTACGCATCCGCAGCCCCCGAAGAGTTCGCCATTCCCGGCGTGCTCAACAAACAACCTCACCAAAACCACTTGGAGAATTTCTTTGCAGCGGTCCGTGGCGAGGCTAAACTCAATTGCGACGCCCGACACGCCTTCGAAAGTGAGGCTCCCATTTTCTGGGTCAATCCGTCGGCCCTCCAGAAAGAACCCATCATCTTCACACCAGAACAACTACAAGTATGA
- a CDS encoding glycosyltransferase: MPQKEVQRNESIVLVTPVWKDAERLRGFGRGLAATLVNVPYSIHWVIADDGSGDEERQRLKQLRAEFLAVFPEVSLYFADDHRGKGAVVREAWAEYPEVDWLAFVDADGSLSPDELVRMLDTGMESGCSVLAIRKRTEETRVALSFPRMVAHRLFRLAVQVLVGLRCEDPQCGAKLLRADDYRAVAGRLEEDGLAFDAEMLAAMAGSGSDWKELPVTWIEKDGGKVRPLRDAWGMLAALWRIRSRQAHTTPQNRRDD, translated from the coding sequence ATGCCTCAAAAGGAAGTTCAAAGGAATGAGAGTATTGTGCTGGTTACTCCGGTATGGAAGGATGCCGAGCGTCTTAGAGGTTTTGGCCGGGGCTTGGCAGCCACCTTGGTGAACGTTCCTTACTCTATTCATTGGGTTATTGCGGATGACGGTTCGGGCGATGAAGAGCGTCAGAGGCTCAAGCAGCTTCGCGCTGAATTTCTTGCCGTATTCCCGGAGGTGTCCTTGTATTTTGCCGATGATCATCGAGGGAAAGGAGCGGTGGTTCGTGAGGCTTGGGCTGAGTATCCGGAAGTGGACTGGTTGGCCTTTGTGGATGCCGACGGAAGTCTGTCTCCTGACGAATTGGTTCGGATGTTGGACACGGGAATGGAATCCGGTTGTTCGGTTTTAGCGATTCGAAAGCGGACAGAGGAAACCCGGGTGGCTCTGAGCTTTCCTCGTATGGTCGCTCATCGCCTGTTTCGTCTGGCTGTTCAGGTTCTGGTCGGGTTGCGCTGCGAGGATCCACAGTGTGGGGCCAAATTGCTTCGGGCGGATGATTACCGCGCGGTTGCCGGTCGCTTGGAGGAAGACGGCTTGGCCTTCGATGCTGAGATGCTAGCGGCCATGGCCGGGAGCGGGAGCGATTGGAAAGAATTACCTGTGACCTGGATTGAAAAAGACGGGGGGAAGGTTCGTCCATTGAGGGATGCGTGGGGGATGCTGGCCGCTCTTTGGAGAATTCGTTCCAGACAGGCTCATACCACTCCGCAAAACAGACGAGACGATTGA
- a CDS encoding flippase activity-associated protein Agl23 — protein MKIPTPIQTALPILCWIGVLALAVGMRFEHLSKRPFHFDEATGARITAQRMDPASGYEFNPVHNHGPLLSAVASPICHLNGESTWPSMTKLSLRLVPAIAGSLLVLVPLIWRKRFGHVPMLAAAAFLASSPLLVYYSRMFIHEMILALCGLLCLTLIGRYSTSTSNTSRNVSAALAGITLGLMFATKESFAISVIAWSGSATLVFLSQWPNKRTCSPRLYWKRHQTPILIGLGSAGLSSAWFYTNGFTNPGGAWDAVRTFFIYQTGAGHDKAFSYYFEMLAIPKKAAIWWFETPVLILAAISMIRAHLPGSTIPHVQLIRFLSYASIGHLLIYSLIAYKTPWLMCLPWAHFCLLAGLSFSGIHKWRLPLQGAALLVLIAVTAQQSKLSRFATGRFASDARNPYAYSPTNRDIESVRDWLAELSKGTSPGSMEPIAVVGREYWPLPWYLRDFQQIGYWPQPEPVINQCAVVFAMPEAADAVSEQLEHSHMILPRTLRSQVPVMMYLRKDHWQRWMEPETP, from the coding sequence ATGAAAATTCCAACGCCCATTCAAACCGCTCTGCCCATCCTTTGCTGGATCGGAGTTCTGGCTTTGGCCGTCGGAATGCGATTCGAGCACTTATCCAAGCGTCCGTTCCACTTCGATGAAGCAACCGGCGCCCGCATCACGGCTCAGCGTATGGATCCGGCATCCGGATATGAATTCAACCCGGTGCACAACCACGGCCCGCTACTCAGTGCCGTAGCCAGCCCCATCTGCCACCTAAATGGAGAGTCCACCTGGCCATCCATGACCAAGCTCAGCCTGCGCCTCGTCCCTGCCATCGCCGGCAGTTTACTGGTCCTCGTCCCCCTGATCTGGAGAAAGCGGTTCGGCCATGTACCGATGCTTGCCGCGGCCGCCTTTCTAGCAAGTTCCCCGCTTCTGGTCTACTACAGCCGGATGTTTATTCATGAGATGATCCTCGCGCTCTGCGGACTGCTCTGCCTCACACTGATCGGCCGCTATTCCACCTCAACCAGCAACACCTCCCGCAATGTGAGCGCCGCCCTGGCCGGTATCACCTTGGGTTTGATGTTCGCTACCAAGGAATCTTTTGCCATCAGTGTCATTGCATGGTCAGGATCCGCCACCCTGGTTTTTTTATCCCAATGGCCGAACAAAAGAACATGTTCGCCAAGGCTCTACTGGAAACGGCACCAAACACCGATCCTCATCGGTCTGGGATCCGCCGGACTCAGCTCGGCTTGGTTCTATACCAATGGATTCACCAACCCCGGAGGAGCATGGGATGCCGTCCGCACCTTTTTTATCTATCAAACCGGAGCAGGCCACGACAAGGCCTTTTCCTACTACTTCGAGATGCTGGCCATCCCGAAAAAGGCAGCGATTTGGTGGTTCGAAACCCCGGTTCTGATCCTTGCCGCCATCTCCATGATCCGGGCCCACTTACCTGGATCGACCATCCCTCACGTTCAACTCATTCGCTTTCTCAGCTACGCATCCATTGGCCACCTCCTGATCTATAGCCTCATCGCCTACAAAACCCCCTGGTTGATGTGCCTACCATGGGCTCATTTCTGCCTGCTGGCAGGTCTTTCCTTCTCGGGTATCCACAAGTGGAGGCTTCCACTGCAAGGAGCAGCCCTGCTCGTACTAATTGCGGTTACAGCCCAACAATCAAAACTATCCCGCTTTGCCACTGGTCGCTTTGCATCGGACGCCCGCAACCCCTACGCCTACTCTCCGACCAACCGCGACATCGAATCTGTCAGGGACTGGCTGGCTGAACTATCAAAAGGAACCTCCCCCGGAAGTATGGAGCCTATCGCCGTGGTCGGCAGGGAATACTGGCCCCTGCCATGGTACTTGCGCGATTTCCAACAGATTGGCTATTGGCCACAGCCTGAGCCGGTAATCAATCAATGTGCCGTGGTTTTTGCCATGCCTGAAGCCGCCGATGCTGTGAGTGAGCAATTGGAACACTCCCATATGATTCTCCCCAGAACTCTGCGCTCTCAGGTTCCCGTAATGATGTATCTGCGCAAGGACCACTGGCAACGCTGGATGGAGCCCGAAACTCCATGA
- a CDS encoding FAD:protein FMN transferase, protein MKTTFFLRLCGEDESLLKGIASEAFHLIGELEQKLSRYAEGGDIHRINALQAGETHHISEESHACLLTALEAYIHTGGLFDPTLGSLIDHQKQQQAGEVPRPLGQLIIHPDTPAVTCVEPGRIIDLGGIGKGFALDQLARFIDGWDIDGALFSSGASTHLAVGDVSWPIELVGDQYQSHTMLHQQALSASSFDIQGCHIVHPGSAGMAITEVSPEKNPHKRIWAYSQAAAFADAWSTALMLMPTAEIAQTPTTENQLTAVHLEQADGLHLISAQA, encoded by the coding sequence ATGAAAACCACCTTCTTCTTGCGTCTATGCGGAGAGGACGAAAGCCTCTTGAAGGGTATTGCCAGTGAGGCCTTTCACTTGATTGGAGAGCTGGAACAAAAACTCAGCCGATATGCCGAAGGTGGCGATATCCACCGAATCAATGCCCTGCAAGCCGGCGAGACACATCACATCAGCGAAGAAAGCCACGCCTGCCTGCTGACAGCCTTGGAGGCATACATCCATACCGGAGGACTCTTCGACCCCACTCTTGGTTCGTTGATCGACCACCAAAAACAACAACAAGCAGGCGAAGTTCCTCGGCCACTTGGTCAACTCATCATCCATCCGGACACACCTGCGGTTACCTGTGTCGAGCCAGGCCGGATCATCGACTTAGGAGGGATAGGCAAAGGTTTCGCCCTCGACCAACTGGCCCGTTTCATCGACGGATGGGACATCGATGGGGCTCTTTTTTCATCAGGAGCCAGCACCCATCTGGCCGTCGGTGATGTGAGCTGGCCCATCGAACTCGTCGGAGACCAGTATCAATCCCACACGATGCTGCATCAACAGGCGTTAAGCGCTTCAAGCTTCGACATCCAAGGCTGCCATATTGTACATCCTGGATCAGCAGGTATGGCCATCACCGAGGTCTCGCCTGAAAAAAATCCTCACAAGCGCATCTGGGCATACAGTCAAGCAGCTGCATTCGCCGACGCATGGTCCACGGCTCTGATGCTCATGCCCACAGCTGAAATCGCGCAGACTCCGACGACAGAAAACCAACTCACCGCCGTGCACCTCGAACAAGCCGACGGCTTACACCTGATCTCAGCCCAAGCCTAA
- a CDS encoding lysylphosphatidylglycerol synthase transmembrane domain-containing protein has protein sequence MKKDRYNNQWTGARLAVWGSTVVGVLILVVLVWRLDWSLLVNELGRIRWAFVPGLIGMTLLTFWFRAIRWRHLLPKGERFSRTCLLEASLVGFAANFVMPLRVGELVRPWVMSRWQAIRFSSALASIVVERVFDVIALMVLFGFCVGRLPSVPDWVVFGVRVMGLGGVGLLLFVLVVYVQGARMIRVGERCLERFLGHRFPRFVAKLVDLMEEFVTGLKGISSLKDLAWAVLWSTALWGSLVMLYQFGLWSFGVDDSWWVGASVCVMIALAVAAPGAPGFIGTFQLGTVVALALFGYSEEFGMAYSLVLHALQVITVVLAGVFVLHRRTMSWSDIRQRSGGA, from the coding sequence ATGAAAAAAGATCGTTACAACAATCAGTGGACGGGGGCGAGGCTGGCCGTGTGGGGGAGCACCGTTGTGGGGGTGCTGATCCTGGTGGTATTGGTTTGGCGCTTGGATTGGTCTTTGTTGGTGAACGAACTGGGGAGAATCCGTTGGGCATTTGTGCCCGGATTGATCGGGATGACCTTGTTAACCTTCTGGTTTCGGGCCATACGGTGGAGGCATCTCCTGCCGAAGGGGGAGCGCTTTAGCCGAACGTGTCTGCTTGAAGCCAGTCTGGTTGGGTTTGCTGCCAATTTTGTGATGCCCTTGCGGGTGGGGGAGTTGGTCCGGCCATGGGTAATGAGCCGTTGGCAAGCCATTCGTTTTTCATCGGCGCTCGCAAGCATTGTGGTTGAGCGGGTGTTTGATGTGATTGCCTTGATGGTTTTGTTTGGTTTCTGTGTCGGTCGCCTGCCAAGTGTTCCGGACTGGGTGGTTTTTGGTGTTCGGGTTATGGGGTTGGGTGGTGTGGGCTTATTGCTATTTGTGTTAGTTGTTTATGTGCAAGGGGCGAGGATGATTCGTGTTGGCGAGCGTTGCTTGGAGCGCTTTTTGGGGCATCGTTTTCCTCGGTTTGTGGCGAAGCTGGTTGATCTGATGGAAGAGTTTGTGACAGGGCTGAAAGGCATTTCGAGTTTAAAGGATTTGGCCTGGGCTGTGTTATGGTCGACAGCGTTATGGGGGAGTCTGGTAATGCTCTATCAGTTCGGGTTATGGAGTTTTGGGGTTGATGATTCCTGGTGGGTGGGGGCCAGTGTGTGTGTGATGATTGCTCTTGCTGTGGCGGCACCCGGGGCCCCAGGGTTTATTGGGACTTTTCAGCTTGGCACCGTGGTGGCTTTGGCCCTGTTTGGATACTCCGAGGAGTTTGGTATGGCCTACTCACTGGTCCTGCATGCCTTGCAGGTGATCACGGTGGTTTTGGCCGGGGTGTTCGTGTTGCATCGTAGGACGATGTCCTGGTCTGATATCCGGCAACGATCAGGTGGTGCTTAG
- a CDS encoding sulfatase-like hydrolase/transferase: MTSHVVISLLVVHVLAFAEPVRVSLIDNRQGNASFEEGSGNISIAGWLTGFGGETQRKQDNAFVGEWSLVIGQSSGQPNLAASVMTSHTVLPGDQFDLSFKWLPKSGWDAGDQVKWRLFTSSDDTVSGTLNQIASGTVSGFANGAGYQSAAISDIEGGDAVHEGKKVWLQFLRGASSMGEFARVDEVELTVTTDDAPEYISLLADDLVAYYPMEGDVLDYSLLAPVHDGLWQNAETYLDGGIDEKCAFFNGIDASVSIPNIFQKDFTLSFWMLTTGTASSGSQWGQGVGLVDASEDGAGASGWGVVQLGHRVAFGVADTTLQSQSVVNDGRWHQVCVQRHSISGVIRLFVDGVLESETQAESGPRSSGIDVCLGALRAGGGFFNGHLDDVRVFSSLLDEAGVAAIYQSRGDYDGDGSTDFEEHVAASPWTNAQRGIAPVAYRYDDANNTFILTVDAMAGRRYQLQRSSSLDPGSWQAVGEPVTPKYHGLLDLIDADSNGIRYFYRTVILGRGPAREKQPNVVFIYGDDVGYGDVKAYNPDSKIETPHIDTLASQGIRFTDGHCSASTCSPSRFSMLTGVFAFRYGVGIIKPTGKLSIPQDMYTLPDMFKDAGYRTAVVGKWHLGMGEGGDEIQWNGDISPSPLDIGFDYSFILPTTNDRVPCIYMEGRNLVNADYMEAVDEVANPGTGILTVAPLSRDGDGKVLDPVYVHNSSYAAVNVAGSTSYPQYSETDAADRLYNSNSGHNHSFINGMGRIGYMSGGAEALWEDQTQAFVFLEKAKQYIAAQDEQTPFFLYFASQDIHVPRAPHEAFQGSSSLGWRGDAMVQFDWTVGQIIQALEEAGLSEDTIVILSSDNGPVYGDGYADGSGDDATQGHDSSGPWRGGKYSILEGGTRVPFIVKWPAKIEPGVSPALMNQVDFMASFAELLGMDLPSGSAVDSQSALPALLGHDQVGVGFTVEQNNTGSSKALRVGDMKYVSGGKLYDLSTDPTENNDRSGDPDYAKILNDMSAQLQSIVNGSGVRQQ, translated from the coding sequence ATGACTTCCCATGTTGTCATTTCATTGCTTGTGGTTCATGTCTTGGCATTCGCTGAACCCGTGCGCGTTAGCTTGATTGATAACCGTCAGGGGAATGCCAGTTTTGAAGAAGGTTCGGGCAATATTTCGATTGCCGGGTGGCTGACGGGTTTTGGTGGTGAAACCCAGCGGAAACAGGATAACGCGTTTGTTGGGGAATGGTCTTTGGTTATTGGCCAATCGAGTGGGCAACCCAATCTGGCTGCATCTGTGATGACATCGCATACTGTGCTTCCTGGGGATCAATTTGATTTGTCCTTCAAGTGGTTGCCAAAAAGTGGTTGGGATGCGGGGGATCAGGTGAAATGGCGCTTGTTTACCAGTAGTGATGATACGGTATCAGGGACCTTGAATCAAATCGCCAGTGGTACGGTGAGCGGCTTTGCCAATGGTGCGGGATATCAATCGGCCGCTATCTCAGACATTGAGGGGGGGGACGCCGTGCATGAGGGGAAAAAAGTGTGGCTGCAATTTTTGCGTGGGGCGTCGTCAATGGGTGAGTTCGCTCGCGTCGATGAAGTGGAACTCACCGTGACCACGGATGATGCCCCCGAGTATATTTCTTTGCTTGCAGATGATTTGGTGGCCTATTATCCGATGGAGGGGGATGTGCTCGATTATTCATTGTTAGCCCCGGTGCATGACGGGCTGTGGCAAAATGCCGAAACATACCTGGACGGTGGGATTGATGAGAAGTGTGCTTTTTTCAATGGTATCGACGCCAGCGTAAGCATTCCAAATATTTTTCAGAAGGACTTTACCTTGAGCTTTTGGATGCTAACCACCGGGACGGCAAGTTCAGGGTCGCAGTGGGGCCAGGGCGTGGGGCTTGTGGATGCCAGCGAGGATGGTGCTGGGGCATCCGGCTGGGGGGTGGTCCAGTTGGGCCACCGGGTCGCTTTTGGCGTAGCCGATACGACATTGCAGAGTCAATCCGTAGTCAACGATGGCCGGTGGCATCAAGTCTGTGTGCAGCGACATTCGATCAGCGGTGTCATTCGCTTGTTTGTTGACGGTGTGTTGGAATCCGAGACCCAGGCCGAGTCTGGCCCGAGAAGTTCAGGTATCGATGTGTGTTTGGGGGCTCTTCGTGCCGGGGGCGGGTTCTTCAACGGGCATCTTGATGATGTTCGCGTGTTTTCTTCCTTGTTGGATGAAGCCGGGGTGGCTGCCATTTATCAGTCGCGCGGTGATTACGATGGTGATGGCTCGACTGATTTTGAAGAACATGTCGCTGCCTCACCTTGGACGAATGCCCAGCGTGGCATTGCTCCTGTTGCTTATCGATATGATGATGCGAACAATACTTTTATTCTGACCGTTGATGCGATGGCGGGGCGGCGCTACCAGTTGCAGCGTAGCTCGTCCCTTGATCCTGGGTCGTGGCAAGCCGTTGGAGAACCGGTGACTCCCAAGTACCACGGACTGCTTGACCTGATAGATGCTGACTCGAACGGAATCCGCTATTTTTATCGGACGGTGATCCTCGGTCGTGGCCCAGCCAGGGAAAAGCAACCGAATGTGGTTTTTATTTATGGTGATGATGTGGGATACGGTGATGTGAAGGCCTATAACCCTGATAGTAAAATTGAAACCCCGCATATTGACACGTTGGCATCGCAAGGAATCCGTTTTACCGATGGTCATTGTTCGGCTTCGACTTGTTCGCCGTCACGATTTTCGATGCTGACAGGTGTGTTTGCTTTCAGATACGGAGTGGGGATCATCAAACCAACGGGAAAGCTTTCGATTCCTCAAGACATGTATACTCTGCCGGATATGTTCAAAGACGCGGGCTATCGAACGGCCGTGGTGGGGAAGTGGCATCTCGGCATGGGTGAAGGGGGAGATGAAATTCAGTGGAATGGAGACATCAGCCCTAGCCCGCTCGACATCGGTTTTGATTATTCTTTTATCCTGCCCACGACCAATGATCGCGTTCCCTGCATTTATATGGAGGGGCGTAATTTGGTGAATGCCGACTACATGGAGGCTGTCGATGAAGTGGCTAATCCGGGAACGGGGATTCTAACGGTAGCGCCACTTTCCCGGGATGGTGACGGCAAGGTTCTCGACCCAGTTTATGTGCACAATAGCAGCTATGCGGCGGTCAATGTGGCAGGCAGCACATCGTATCCGCAATACAGTGAAACCGACGCCGCTGACCGTCTCTATAACAGCAACTCCGGCCATAACCACAGCTTCATTAATGGCATGGGTCGCATTGGTTATATGTCGGGTGGTGCCGAGGCCCTTTGGGAAGACCAAACTCAGGCCTTTGTTTTTTTGGAAAAGGCGAAGCAATACATTGCGGCTCAGGATGAACAAACGCCCTTCTTTCTCTACTTTGCGTCTCAGGATATTCACGTGCCGCGCGCGCCTCATGAGGCATTTCAAGGTTCTTCCAGCCTCGGGTGGCGCGGGGATGCGATGGTGCAATTTGATTGGACCGTCGGGCAAATCATTCAGGCGCTTGAAGAGGCGGGATTGAGTGAAGATACGATTGTGATTCTTTCGAGTGACAATGGTCCGGTTTATGGCGATGGTTATGCCGATGGTTCGGGCGATGATGCCACGCAGGGACACGATAGTTCCGGTCCGTGGCGCGGTGGAAAATACAGTATTCTTGAGGGCGGCACCCGGGTTCCGTTCATTGTGAAGTGGCCGGCAAAGATTGAGCCCGGTGTCTCCCCGGCCTTGATGAATCAGGTGGATTTTATGGCGTCGTTTGCAGAACTGTTGGGGATGGACCTGCCCTCGGGGAGTGCCGTTGATTCTCAAAGTGCCCTGCCTGCCCTATTGGGACATGACCAGGTGGGTGTGGGCTTTACGGTGGAACAGAATAATACCGGATCATCCAAGGCCTTGCGGGTCGGGGATATGAAGTACGTCTCAGGAGGAAAGCTCTACGATTTATCAACGGACCCGACAGAAAATAATGATCGAAGTGGTGACCCCGATTATGCGAAAATTTTAAATGACATGTCGGCTCAGCTTCAGAGCATTGTCAATGGGAGCGGGGTGCGACAGCAATGA